A DNA window from Phoenix dactylifera cultivar Barhee BC4 unplaced genomic scaffold, palm_55x_up_171113_PBpolish2nd_filt_p 000841F, whole genome shotgun sequence contains the following coding sequences:
- the LOC103710538 gene encoding probable plastid-lipid-associated protein 12, chloroplastic isoform X1: MAAGAVTLGLPLPSYRLSTPFPPSAPRPRNLFPKAHRRRPYLRPISSSLLEGEQQLSFTEPEAVLLESLLGIQGRGRAASPQQLQDVERAVQTLESLQGLPEPTSSSLIEGCWQLIFTTRPGTASPIQRTFVGVDFFKIFQEVYLRTDDPRVSNIVKFSDAIGELKVEAAAKIKDRRRILFQFDRAAFCFKFLPFKVPYPVPFRLLGDEAKGWLDTTYLSHNGNIRISRGNKGTTFVLQKETEPRQRLLSAISGGTGVTEVIDELVSLNPEEVADVSVTMEGEWQLLWASQMKNESWSSIAANGLKGLQIVTVDGRLENLVDPFPGFKISANGNLIRISNSNMYIVTMKDGAVSVGTLKFPLDIKSEFRMELLQNFFVQNTKASLLLAYEKESRIINLRSWSATVACAAWDRC; encoded by the exons ATGGCCGCCGGAGCTGTAACGCTTGGCCTTCCTCTGCCCTCTTACCGCCTCTCCACCCCGTTCCCGCCGTCAGCTCCAAGACCCCGCAATCTCTTCCCAAAAGCCCACCGGAGGAGACCATACCTACGTCCCATCTCGTCTTCTCTGCTCGAAGGCGAGCAGCAGCTCTCCTTCACCGAGCCCGAAGCTGTCCTCCTCGAATCCCTTCTCGGGATACAGGGTAGAGGCCGCGCCGCTTCTCCCCAGCAGCTCCAG GATGTCGAGCGTGCCGTGCAAACCCTGGAGAGTCTGCAAGGTCTTCCTGAACCT ACAAGTTCCAGTCTGATTGAAGGTTGCTGGCAACTGATCTTCACTACAAGACCTGGAACAGCATCCCCAATACAA AGAACATTTGTCGGGGTTGACTTTTTCAAAATCTTTCAAGAGGTTTACCTTAGAACAGATGACCCAAGGGTATCCAACATTGTGAAATTCTCAGATGCAATTGGTGAGCTAAAAGTAGAG GCAGCAGCAAAAATCAAAGATAGAAGACGCATCCTTTTCCAATTTGACCGTGCAGCATTCTGCTTTAAATTCTTACCTTTCAAGGTTCCATACCCTGTGCCATTTAGGCTTCTTGGAGATGAAGCAAAGGGTTGGTTGGACACTACATATTTATCCCATAATGGAAATATACGTATTTCACGAGGGAACAAG GGTACCACATTTGTGCTGCAAAAGGAAACCGAACCAAGACAAAGGTTGCTATCAGCCATATCTGGTGGGACAGGAGTAACAGAG GTGATTGATGAACTTGTATCTTTAAATCCGGAAGAGGTTGCAGATGTATCAGTAACTATGGAGGGAGAATGGCAATTACTGTGGGCTTCACAG ATGAAAAATGAAAGCTGGTCATCCATTGCTGCTAATGGTCTCAAAGGTTTACAG ATTGTAACAGTAGATGGACGACTGGAGAATCTGGTTGACCCATTTCCAGGTTTCAAAATTAGTGCTAATGGCAATCTTAT CAGAATATCCAACAGCAACATGTACATTGTCACGATGAAAGATGGGGCTGTTTCAGTTGGTACCTTAAAATTCCCCCTGGATATTAAGAGCGAGTTTCGCATGGAATTGCT TCAAAATTTCTTCGTGCAGAATACCAAGGCTTCTTTGCTACTGGCTTACGAAAAGGAAAGCCGCATCATCAATCTAAGGAGTTGGTCAGCAACAGTTGCTTGTGCTGCCTGGGATCGATGCTAG
- the LOC103710538 gene encoding probable plastid-lipid-associated protein 12, chloroplastic isoform X6, with translation MAAGAVTLGLPLPSYRLSTPFPPSAPRPRNLFPKAHRRRPYLRPISSSLLEGEQQLSFTEPEAVLLESLLGIQGRGRAASPQQLQDVERAVQTLESLQGLPEPTSSSLIEGCWQLIFTTRPGTASPIQRTFVGVDFFKIFQEVYLRTDDPRVSNIVKFSDAIGELKVEAAAKIKDRRRILFQFDRAAFCFKFLPFKVPYPVPFRLLGDEAKGWLDTTYLSHNGNIRISRGNKGTTFVLQKETEPRQRLLSAISGGTGVTEVIDELVSLNPEEVADVSVTMEGEWQLLWASQMKNESWSSIAANGLKGLQIVTVDGRLENLVDPFPGFKISANGNLIRISNSNMYIVTMKDGAVSVGTLKFPLDIKSEFRMELLPMVFIFWTI, from the exons ATGGCCGCCGGAGCTGTAACGCTTGGCCTTCCTCTGCCCTCTTACCGCCTCTCCACCCCGTTCCCGCCGTCAGCTCCAAGACCCCGCAATCTCTTCCCAAAAGCCCACCGGAGGAGACCATACCTACGTCCCATCTCGTCTTCTCTGCTCGAAGGCGAGCAGCAGCTCTCCTTCACCGAGCCCGAAGCTGTCCTCCTCGAATCCCTTCTCGGGATACAGGGTAGAGGCCGCGCCGCTTCTCCCCAGCAGCTCCAG GATGTCGAGCGTGCCGTGCAAACCCTGGAGAGTCTGCAAGGTCTTCCTGAACCT ACAAGTTCCAGTCTGATTGAAGGTTGCTGGCAACTGATCTTCACTACAAGACCTGGAACAGCATCCCCAATACAA AGAACATTTGTCGGGGTTGACTTTTTCAAAATCTTTCAAGAGGTTTACCTTAGAACAGATGACCCAAGGGTATCCAACATTGTGAAATTCTCAGATGCAATTGGTGAGCTAAAAGTAGAG GCAGCAGCAAAAATCAAAGATAGAAGACGCATCCTTTTCCAATTTGACCGTGCAGCATTCTGCTTTAAATTCTTACCTTTCAAGGTTCCATACCCTGTGCCATTTAGGCTTCTTGGAGATGAAGCAAAGGGTTGGTTGGACACTACATATTTATCCCATAATGGAAATATACGTATTTCACGAGGGAACAAG GGTACCACATTTGTGCTGCAAAAGGAAACCGAACCAAGACAAAGGTTGCTATCAGCCATATCTGGTGGGACAGGAGTAACAGAG GTGATTGATGAACTTGTATCTTTAAATCCGGAAGAGGTTGCAGATGTATCAGTAACTATGGAGGGAGAATGGCAATTACTGTGGGCTTCACAG ATGAAAAATGAAAGCTGGTCATCCATTGCTGCTAATGGTCTCAAAGGTTTACAG ATTGTAACAGTAGATGGACGACTGGAGAATCTGGTTGACCCATTTCCAGGTTTCAAAATTAGTGCTAATGGCAATCTTAT CAGAATATCCAACAGCAACATGTACATTGTCACGATGAAAGATGGGGCTGTTTCAGTTGGTACCTTAAAATTCCCCCTGGATATTAAGAGCGAGTTTCGCATGGAATTGCT ACCCATGGTTTTTATCTTCTGGACAATATGA
- the LOC103710538 gene encoding probable plastid-lipid-associated protein 12, chloroplastic isoform X2 — translation MAAGAVTLGLPLPSYRLSTPFPPSAPRPRNLFPKAHRRRPYLRPISSSLLEGEQQLSFTEPEAVLLESLLGIQGRGRAASPQQLQDVERAVQTLESLQGLPEPTSSSLIEGCWQLIFTTRPGTASPIQRTFVGVDFFKIFQEVYLRTDDPRVSNIVKFSDAIGELKVEAAAKIKDRRRILFQFDRAAFCFKFLPFKVPYPVPFRLLGDEAKGWLDTTYLSHNGNIRISRGNKGTTFVLQKETEPRQRLLSAISGGTGVTEVIDELVSLNPEEVADVSVTMEGEWQLLWASQMKNESWSSIAANGLKGLQIVTVDGRLENLVDPFPGFKISANGNLIISNSNMYIVTMKDGAVSVGTLKFPLDIKSEFRMELLQNFFVQNTKASLLLAYEKESRIINLRSWSATVACAAWDRC, via the exons ATGGCCGCCGGAGCTGTAACGCTTGGCCTTCCTCTGCCCTCTTACCGCCTCTCCACCCCGTTCCCGCCGTCAGCTCCAAGACCCCGCAATCTCTTCCCAAAAGCCCACCGGAGGAGACCATACCTACGTCCCATCTCGTCTTCTCTGCTCGAAGGCGAGCAGCAGCTCTCCTTCACCGAGCCCGAAGCTGTCCTCCTCGAATCCCTTCTCGGGATACAGGGTAGAGGCCGCGCCGCTTCTCCCCAGCAGCTCCAG GATGTCGAGCGTGCCGTGCAAACCCTGGAGAGTCTGCAAGGTCTTCCTGAACCT ACAAGTTCCAGTCTGATTGAAGGTTGCTGGCAACTGATCTTCACTACAAGACCTGGAACAGCATCCCCAATACAA AGAACATTTGTCGGGGTTGACTTTTTCAAAATCTTTCAAGAGGTTTACCTTAGAACAGATGACCCAAGGGTATCCAACATTGTGAAATTCTCAGATGCAATTGGTGAGCTAAAAGTAGAG GCAGCAGCAAAAATCAAAGATAGAAGACGCATCCTTTTCCAATTTGACCGTGCAGCATTCTGCTTTAAATTCTTACCTTTCAAGGTTCCATACCCTGTGCCATTTAGGCTTCTTGGAGATGAAGCAAAGGGTTGGTTGGACACTACATATTTATCCCATAATGGAAATATACGTATTTCACGAGGGAACAAG GGTACCACATTTGTGCTGCAAAAGGAAACCGAACCAAGACAAAGGTTGCTATCAGCCATATCTGGTGGGACAGGAGTAACAGAG GTGATTGATGAACTTGTATCTTTAAATCCGGAAGAGGTTGCAGATGTATCAGTAACTATGGAGGGAGAATGGCAATTACTGTGGGCTTCACAG ATGAAAAATGAAAGCTGGTCATCCATTGCTGCTAATGGTCTCAAAGGTTTACAG ATTGTAACAGTAGATGGACGACTGGAGAATCTGGTTGACCCATTTCCAGGTTTCAAAATTAGTGCTAATGGCAATCTTAT AATATCCAACAGCAACATGTACATTGTCACGATGAAAGATGGGGCTGTTTCAGTTGGTACCTTAAAATTCCCCCTGGATATTAAGAGCGAGTTTCGCATGGAATTGCT TCAAAATTTCTTCGTGCAGAATACCAAGGCTTCTTTGCTACTGGCTTACGAAAAGGAAAGCCGCATCATCAATCTAAGGAGTTGGTCAGCAACAGTTGCTTGTGCTGCCTGGGATCGATGCTAG
- the LOC103710538 gene encoding probable plastid-lipid-associated protein 12, chloroplastic isoform X3, whose amino-acid sequence MAAGAVTLGLPLPSYRLSTPFPPSAPRPRNLFPKAHRRRPYLRPISSSLLEGEQQLSFTEPEAVLLESLLGIQGRGRAASPQQLQDVERAVQTLESLQGLPEPTSSSLIEGCWQLIFTTRPGTASPIQRTFVGVDFFKIFQEVYLRTDDPRVSNIVKFSDAIGELKVEAAAKIKDRRRILFQFDRAAFCFKFLPFKVPYPVPFRLLGDEAKGWLDTTYLSHNGNIRISRGNKGTTFVLQKETEPRQRLLSAISGGTGVTEVIDELVSLNPEEVADVSVTMEGEWQLLWASQMKNESWSSIAANGLKGLQIVTVDGRLENLVDPFPGFKISANGNLIRISNSNMYIVTMKDGAVSVGTLKFPLDIKSEFRMELLYIDRKIRITRGTEGILFVHLRLDRRL is encoded by the exons ATGGCCGCCGGAGCTGTAACGCTTGGCCTTCCTCTGCCCTCTTACCGCCTCTCCACCCCGTTCCCGCCGTCAGCTCCAAGACCCCGCAATCTCTTCCCAAAAGCCCACCGGAGGAGACCATACCTACGTCCCATCTCGTCTTCTCTGCTCGAAGGCGAGCAGCAGCTCTCCTTCACCGAGCCCGAAGCTGTCCTCCTCGAATCCCTTCTCGGGATACAGGGTAGAGGCCGCGCCGCTTCTCCCCAGCAGCTCCAG GATGTCGAGCGTGCCGTGCAAACCCTGGAGAGTCTGCAAGGTCTTCCTGAACCT ACAAGTTCCAGTCTGATTGAAGGTTGCTGGCAACTGATCTTCACTACAAGACCTGGAACAGCATCCCCAATACAA AGAACATTTGTCGGGGTTGACTTTTTCAAAATCTTTCAAGAGGTTTACCTTAGAACAGATGACCCAAGGGTATCCAACATTGTGAAATTCTCAGATGCAATTGGTGAGCTAAAAGTAGAG GCAGCAGCAAAAATCAAAGATAGAAGACGCATCCTTTTCCAATTTGACCGTGCAGCATTCTGCTTTAAATTCTTACCTTTCAAGGTTCCATACCCTGTGCCATTTAGGCTTCTTGGAGATGAAGCAAAGGGTTGGTTGGACACTACATATTTATCCCATAATGGAAATATACGTATTTCACGAGGGAACAAG GGTACCACATTTGTGCTGCAAAAGGAAACCGAACCAAGACAAAGGTTGCTATCAGCCATATCTGGTGGGACAGGAGTAACAGAG GTGATTGATGAACTTGTATCTTTAAATCCGGAAGAGGTTGCAGATGTATCAGTAACTATGGAGGGAGAATGGCAATTACTGTGGGCTTCACAG ATGAAAAATGAAAGCTGGTCATCCATTGCTGCTAATGGTCTCAAAGGTTTACAG ATTGTAACAGTAGATGGACGACTGGAGAATCTGGTTGACCCATTTCCAGGTTTCAAAATTAGTGCTAATGGCAATCTTAT CAGAATATCCAACAGCAACATGTACATTGTCACGATGAAAGATGGGGCTGTTTCAGTTGGTACCTTAAAATTCCCCCTGGATATTAAGAGCGAGTTTCGCATGGAATTGCT CTATATCGACAGAAAGATTAGAATAACCCGAGGTACTGAGGGCATACTATTTGTCCATTTGCGCCTCGATAGGAGACTGTAA
- the LOC103710538 gene encoding probable plastid-lipid-associated protein 12, chloroplastic isoform X5, whose amino-acid sequence MAAGAVTLGLPLPSYRLSTPFPPSAPRPRNLFPKAHRRRPYLRPISSSLLEGEQQLSFTEPEAVLLESLLGIQGRGRAASPQQLQDVERAVQTLESLQGLPEPRTFVGVDFFKIFQEVYLRTDDPRVSNIVKFSDAIGELKVEAAAKIKDRRRILFQFDRAAFCFKFLPFKVPYPVPFRLLGDEAKGWLDTTYLSHNGNIRISRGNKGTTFVLQKETEPRQRLLSAISGGTGVTEVIDELVSLNPEEVADVSVTMEGEWQLLWASQMKNESWSSIAANGLKGLQIVTVDGRLENLVDPFPGFKISANGNLIRISNSNMYIVTMKDGAVSVGTLKFPLDIKSEFRMELLQNFFVQNTKASLLLAYEKESRIINLRSWSATVACAAWDRC is encoded by the exons ATGGCCGCCGGAGCTGTAACGCTTGGCCTTCCTCTGCCCTCTTACCGCCTCTCCACCCCGTTCCCGCCGTCAGCTCCAAGACCCCGCAATCTCTTCCCAAAAGCCCACCGGAGGAGACCATACCTACGTCCCATCTCGTCTTCTCTGCTCGAAGGCGAGCAGCAGCTCTCCTTCACCGAGCCCGAAGCTGTCCTCCTCGAATCCCTTCTCGGGATACAGGGTAGAGGCCGCGCCGCTTCTCCCCAGCAGCTCCAG GATGTCGAGCGTGCCGTGCAAACCCTGGAGAGTCTGCAAGGTCTTCCTGAACCT AGAACATTTGTCGGGGTTGACTTTTTCAAAATCTTTCAAGAGGTTTACCTTAGAACAGATGACCCAAGGGTATCCAACATTGTGAAATTCTCAGATGCAATTGGTGAGCTAAAAGTAGAG GCAGCAGCAAAAATCAAAGATAGAAGACGCATCCTTTTCCAATTTGACCGTGCAGCATTCTGCTTTAAATTCTTACCTTTCAAGGTTCCATACCCTGTGCCATTTAGGCTTCTTGGAGATGAAGCAAAGGGTTGGTTGGACACTACATATTTATCCCATAATGGAAATATACGTATTTCACGAGGGAACAAG GGTACCACATTTGTGCTGCAAAAGGAAACCGAACCAAGACAAAGGTTGCTATCAGCCATATCTGGTGGGACAGGAGTAACAGAG GTGATTGATGAACTTGTATCTTTAAATCCGGAAGAGGTTGCAGATGTATCAGTAACTATGGAGGGAGAATGGCAATTACTGTGGGCTTCACAG ATGAAAAATGAAAGCTGGTCATCCATTGCTGCTAATGGTCTCAAAGGTTTACAG ATTGTAACAGTAGATGGACGACTGGAGAATCTGGTTGACCCATTTCCAGGTTTCAAAATTAGTGCTAATGGCAATCTTAT CAGAATATCCAACAGCAACATGTACATTGTCACGATGAAAGATGGGGCTGTTTCAGTTGGTACCTTAAAATTCCCCCTGGATATTAAGAGCGAGTTTCGCATGGAATTGCT TCAAAATTTCTTCGTGCAGAATACCAAGGCTTCTTTGCTACTGGCTTACGAAAAGGAAAGCCGCATCATCAATCTAAGGAGTTGGTCAGCAACAGTTGCTTGTGCTGCCTGGGATCGATGCTAG
- the LOC103710538 gene encoding probable plastid-lipid-associated protein 12, chloroplastic isoform X4, with protein MAAGAVTLGLPLPSYRLSTPFPPSAPRPRNLFPKAHRRRPYLRPISSSLLEGEQQLSFTEPEAVLLESLLGIQGRGRAASPQQLQDVERAVQTLESLQGLPEPTSSSLIEGCWQLIFTTRPGTASPIQRTFVGVDFFKIFQEVYLRTDDPRVSNIVKFSDAIGELKVEAAAKIKDRRRILFQFDRAAFCFKFLPFKVPYPVPFRLLGDEAKGWLDTTYLSHNGNIRISRGNKGTTFVLQKETEPRQRLLSAISGGTGVTEVIDELVSLNPEEVADVSVTMEGEWQLLWASQMKNESWSSIAANGLKGLQIVTVDGRLENLVDPFPGFKISANGNLIRISNSNMYIVTMKDGAVSVGTLKFPLDIKSEFRMELLIPRLLCYWLTKRKAASSI; from the exons ATGGCCGCCGGAGCTGTAACGCTTGGCCTTCCTCTGCCCTCTTACCGCCTCTCCACCCCGTTCCCGCCGTCAGCTCCAAGACCCCGCAATCTCTTCCCAAAAGCCCACCGGAGGAGACCATACCTACGTCCCATCTCGTCTTCTCTGCTCGAAGGCGAGCAGCAGCTCTCCTTCACCGAGCCCGAAGCTGTCCTCCTCGAATCCCTTCTCGGGATACAGGGTAGAGGCCGCGCCGCTTCTCCCCAGCAGCTCCAG GATGTCGAGCGTGCCGTGCAAACCCTGGAGAGTCTGCAAGGTCTTCCTGAACCT ACAAGTTCCAGTCTGATTGAAGGTTGCTGGCAACTGATCTTCACTACAAGACCTGGAACAGCATCCCCAATACAA AGAACATTTGTCGGGGTTGACTTTTTCAAAATCTTTCAAGAGGTTTACCTTAGAACAGATGACCCAAGGGTATCCAACATTGTGAAATTCTCAGATGCAATTGGTGAGCTAAAAGTAGAG GCAGCAGCAAAAATCAAAGATAGAAGACGCATCCTTTTCCAATTTGACCGTGCAGCATTCTGCTTTAAATTCTTACCTTTCAAGGTTCCATACCCTGTGCCATTTAGGCTTCTTGGAGATGAAGCAAAGGGTTGGTTGGACACTACATATTTATCCCATAATGGAAATATACGTATTTCACGAGGGAACAAG GGTACCACATTTGTGCTGCAAAAGGAAACCGAACCAAGACAAAGGTTGCTATCAGCCATATCTGGTGGGACAGGAGTAACAGAG GTGATTGATGAACTTGTATCTTTAAATCCGGAAGAGGTTGCAGATGTATCAGTAACTATGGAGGGAGAATGGCAATTACTGTGGGCTTCACAG ATGAAAAATGAAAGCTGGTCATCCATTGCTGCTAATGGTCTCAAAGGTTTACAG ATTGTAACAGTAGATGGACGACTGGAGAATCTGGTTGACCCATTTCCAGGTTTCAAAATTAGTGCTAATGGCAATCTTAT CAGAATATCCAACAGCAACATGTACATTGTCACGATGAAAGATGGGGCTGTTTCAGTTGGTACCTTAAAATTCCCCCTGGATATTAAGAGCGAGTTTCGCATGGAATTGCT AATACCAAGGCTTCTTTGCTACTGGCTTACGAAAAGGAAAGCCGCATCATCAATCTAA